The Primulina tabacum isolate GXHZ01 chromosome 16, ASM2559414v2, whole genome shotgun sequence genome window below encodes:
- the LOC142529382 gene encoding uncharacterized protein LOC142529382, with protein MTIDDDSSIYVGGLPYDTDEEALRKAFNIFGAVLAVKIINDLSCGGKCYGFVTFANPRSATQAIKEMDGKTIDGRVVKVNDVRTRGGRPNLNRESFRRDVRRGFASDRDRDHGRNDSHYRHNQRVGHRKRSLDYDQDKEIDQSHVRSYDRIKDRYLDEERFLDDDNHMDGVEKELERKREREWERDSGENIEEQRNNAHHKTGVKDKRQDPHQVNRSGFDNHANRELSSESFNDQDQVESILAISSQNLEELQMEISHMRGVAADQQVVVSELREKCQKSENSLITAKKLTSHLHQ; from the exons ATGACAATCGATGACGACAGCTCCATCTACGTCGGCGGTCTACCGTATGACACCGACGAAGAGGCTTTGCGCAAAGCATTCAACATTTTCGGCGCCGTACTTGCTGTCAAG ATAATCAATGACCTCTCTTGTGGTGGAAAATGCTATGGATTTGTTACTTTTGCTAACCCTAGATCAGCAACACAAGCTATCAAGGAAATGGATGGCAAG ACCATTGATGGAAGAGTTGTGAAGGTAAATGACGTGAGGACCAGAGGCGGGAGACCAAATTTAAACCGTGAGAGTTTTCGACGTGATGTGCGGAGGGGTTTTGCCAGCGACCGAGATAGAGATCATGGAAGAAATGATAGTCACTATAGGCACAATCAGCGGGTTGGACATAGGAAAAGGTCTTTGGACTATGACCAAGACAAGGAGATAGATCAGAGTCATGTACGCAGTTATGATCGTATAAAGGATCGCTATTTGGATGAAGAGAGATTTCTGGACGATGATAATCATATGGATGGTGTGGAGAAGGAGCTGGAGAGGAAGCGAGAGCGTGAGTGGGAAAGAGACAGCGGTGAAAATATTGAGGAGCAGAGGAACAATGCTCATCATAAAACTGGAGTAAAGGATAAACGTCAAGATCCTCACCAGGTGAATAG ATCTGGTTTTGACAACCATGCAAATAGAGAGCTTTCATCAGAATCATTCAATGATCAGGATCAG GTCGAGAGCATATTGGCAATTTCAAGCCAGAATCTTGAAGAACTTCAAATGGAG ATATCTCATATGCGAGGAGTGGCCGCAGACCAACAAGTAGTAGTTTCTGAGTTACGGGAAAAATGCCAG AAATCGGAAAATTCATTAATCACAGCAAAAAAGCTTACGTCACATCTACATCAATAA
- the LOC142529959 gene encoding SPX domain-containing protein 1-like, translating to MKFGKSLSNQIEETLPEWRDKFLSYKELKKRLKMIVPKQPSAPKRRRMDEEGGGRDSMTAEEVDFVKLLEAELEKFNAFFVEKEEEYIIRLKELGDTVAMARNSKDEMIRIWKEIVDFHGEMVLLENYSALNYTGLAKILKKYDKRTGALLRLPFIQKVLQQPFFTTDLLYKLVKECELMLERLFPANECPDALEAVNGDEPSTSSTAEKDRLLQGPKELAEIEYMESLYMKSTLIALRGLKEIRSGSSTVSVFSLPPLQISGLEGTLDRVPVIQQVAK from the exons ATGAAGTTTGGCAAGAGTTTGAGCAACCAGATTGAGGAGACGTTGCCGGAGTGGAGGGACAAGTTTCTCTCGTACAAGGAATTGAAGAAGCGCCTCAAGATGATCGTGCCGAAGCAGCCGTCGGCTCCCAAGAGGCGGAGAATGGACGAAGAAGGTGGAGGGAGGGATTCCATGACGGCAGAGGAGGTCGATTTCGTCAAGCTTTTGGAGGCTGAGCTCGAGAAATTTAATGCCTTCTTTGTGGAGAAGGAGGAGGAGTATATCATCAGGTTAAAg GAACTTGGGGACACAGTGGCAATGGCTAGGAATAGTAAAGATGAAATGATTAGGATCTGGAAAGAAATCGTGGACTTTCACGGGGAGATGGTTTTGTTGGAGAACTATAGTGCTCTCAATTATACAG GATTGGCTAAAATATTGAAGAAATATGACAAGAGAACCGGTGCTCTTCTTCGTTTGCCTTTCATTCAAAAAGTTCTGCAGCAGCCTTTCTTTACCACCGATTTACTATATAAGCTCGTGAAAGAGTGTGAACTGATGCTAGAACGCCTCTTCCCAGCAAATGAATGCCCTGATGCTCTCGAGGCTGTTAACGGAGATGAACCATCTACTAGTTCCACCGCTGAAAAGGATAGGCTACTTCAAGGGCCAAAGGAACTTGCCGAGATCGAGTACATGGAAAGTTTATACATGAAGAGCACCCTGATTGCGTTacgaggtttgaaagaaattcGAAGTGGAAGTTCAACTGTTAGCGTTTTTTCGTTGCCACCGCTGCAAATAAGTGGACTTGAGGGTACTTTGGATAGAGTTCCTGTTATCCAACAAGTTGCCAAGTAG